The Tenrec ecaudatus isolate mTenEca1 chromosome 4, mTenEca1.hap1, whole genome shotgun sequence region CTGCCCCCTGCAGGGCACTCACCCACGGTGGGGTCCCCGTCGGTCAGCAGGATGATGAGGGACACACTCCCCGCGGGAAGCTGCTCCTTCTGGTTGCTGCTGTCCAGCAGCTCCACGGCCATCATCATGGCGCCGTTGATGTTGGTCCCTGAGGGGCAGATACTCGATGGGGGGCTGCTCCCTCCCCAGACTCTGCCTGGGGTGGTGTGCAGGCCAGGTGCTCACCTCCTTGGGCCCGGATGCCGGCTGCATAGTGCTTGGCCTCGTCCACATTTTTGGCTGAGGCTGGCACCAGAAGCGGCCTCCAGGGGCTGGCCTCGCTGCTGAAGACAATGAGGTTGAACTGGTCCTTGGGGCGGAGGTCATCCAGGATCTTGACCAGGGCTTCCCGGGTCTGCAGGGAAGACAGCAGGGGGCGAGTTGCTATGGGAGCACTCCTGGGGAGCGGGCTCAGGGCCTTTGGACTGTCACCCCTGGGCTCCTGTTGTCTGGCTGGGGACAAGAGTGTCTGCCTAGGAACAGGAGCCCCCTTCCCCTGGCCTGACCATCCGAGGGCCGAGGAGGGTGGCCTGCATgctgggtgggggggaagggagggcctGGCCTGGACCCACCTGTTGGATCTTCTTGCCGCTCATGGAGCCACTCTTATCAATGACAAAGACCACATTCTTGGGCATGGCAGTCAGCCCTTCGGGGGCAAAGTAGTGCACGAAGTAGCCATTCTCCACCTGCAGCCAGAGAGGCGTTTGGACGTCAGAACTCAGCCCTGCCCACTACCCTGCTCCACCAGAGCTGGCCCGTGCTACCCGCTGGGCTGActgacccccgccccccaccccacctgaatGGAGCCCCCGGAGAGGGTCCGGTTCACGTCATAGCGGACGATGAAGTTGCCATCCAGTGCCGTTTCCTGCTGCTCGGGGGACTTCTGCTGCTGGGCGAGCGTGGGCTTGAACAGGATGTGAGCCTGGGGATGGAAGGCAGGGAGGGTCAGGAGGGCTGCTGGAACCATGCCAGGGAGGGAGCACCTTGGGGGGCGTTGGGGAGGGGGTGAGAGCAGACCCCTGGGCTGGTGGGGGCTGTGGGCagaggctggccttgtgtcccacaGGACCCAGTCCTCTCCACCTCGACCCGTGGCCCAGGACCCTTACCCCTCGACGCTCCGACTTCTTCCCCAGACACTGACCTCGGGGTTCACCCTAGCACCCCACCCTCAGAGCCTTGCCCTGCCCCCTGCCAAATAgcaacaggtctggggcttcGGAGAGGCCTCCACTTCAGGACCTGCTTCCGGGAGAGCAGGCATGGGAACCCCACTCACTGAGCCtgcccctgggaggggtggggcgCTGTGGGCTGGGCCATGGGTGGCAGGTGTGGGCAGGGCTGCCGGCAGGCGGTGGGAGGGGCGGGGTAGGGCGGTCTGTGGGTGGCTGGGATGGGCGGGGGAACAGGGTCATGggcggggccgggccgggccggggcgGGCACACCTTGGTGTCGCTCTGGGTGGTGGTCAGGGCCTCGGCCAGCTCGTTGGTCAGGAAGGTGCTCTCTGTCTCCAGGAGTCTGATGCCCTGCGGCTCGAAGATGTGAATGTCCATCTGGGGGAGAGCAGGGGCCGCTGGGTCCTCGTGGGCGGGGCTCGTGGGGGGccgcgggggagggagggcagggggctgggcgggggccgggggggggggggggggaggccgcCGCAGGCACCTGCAGGTGCTtgaccagctgctggggctggatTCTGAGCAGCAGCTCATAGACCCCCAGCTGCCGCTTGAGCAGCTCCTCGTAGACTAGCTCGAAGGTAATCTTGGCGGCCGGCGCCACGCTGACCGACACCTGGAACTGCTCCGTCTTCCGTCCAGTGGCCCTGCGGGGCGGGGGTGAGGCCACGGGTGTGTGTGAGGGGAGGGCTGGAAGGCGGGCCACCCTGTCCTCCCCGGGACCCCCAGGCCCCTCCGGCTCACTTGACCAGGCCAGCGCTCTGGCCCCGGCTCACAGCCGCGTTGTACTGCTCCTGGGCGGCAGCCTTGTCCTTGATGTTCCCTGGATAGGTGACGCCATCGATGGTCCTGCGGGGAAGGGGGGGCGTTGATTGTTGGGAGTCTGCCCACCTGGCGGCCTAAGCGCTTTCCTGGACCTCAGTGTGACCCCGCCTCTCCCGGGGCCCACCCACTCCCTCTGTGCCCACTGTGCCAGGGCCGGGTGAGGGTGGAGTCTGGGCATGGCATGCTTGATCGTGGCCCACTGAGGCTGTGCACAGAGGGGTGTGGGTCAGAGGGGGCAGGGTGGGTGGCTCCCGGGCTACCTGTGCCCGTCCACTCTGGCTTACAGCCCACCCCGGAAGGAGTACTCGCCCAGCACAGGAGTGGAGTCCACAGGGACCTGGCCCTGTGAGGGTCTGAGGGCAGAGTCTGAGGATGGAGACATCCCttaccgcccccacccccaccccagacaagggcagggcagccaGCAGCACAGGAAGGGGCTTGGGGCAACCAACTGGCTGTCCCCCAGAGGCGCTGACGCACTAGTACTAGCTGCCCTCTTTAGGAGCCAAGCAGCAGAACTGACCGGGCCACTccactggggggcagggggggctgTGTGGAGAGAGGAAGCTGCTCCCGGAGCAAGAGTGGACGTGCATGGTAAGCATGTCCCTGACCCCACGGGCGAGAGGACATGTGCtgagggcggggtggggaggatggGTCAGGTCAGCTCCTCAGGACCAAGCTGCCCCCTCTCTGACCTCCTGGTTACACTTTCACTCTGGGTCAGAGGTGGGGGCtgctgggtgggggcagggctccTCCCCCTCAAGACGGGGTCCTCTCCCAGAGCATcttgccctcttctctgcccGCCCCCATCCCACGCAGCAACACCACCTGGGCCATGTGTGATGGCTCAGAACTGAGCAGTCCACGTTGGGGGCTCGGCCGAGAGGGTGGGCAGTGCAGGCCAGGCTGCAGAGCTCGGTCAGGCCGAGGCtgctgtgtggtgtggtgtgtgtgtggtgtgtgtgcatatatgtttgtatggtgtgtgtgtatggggggtggggggacagaccGGAGAGGGGAAGAAGTAGTCAATGGCAAAGACCCCGTCTTGGCTGCAGAGTCTCCAGAGGCACCAGACTTGCCCAGGACCCTGCCCGAGAGTCACTCACCCTCTGCCCTGACTCCCCCACCCGCCCCTGGGTTTCTGGCACCAGCTGCATGTGGCCCTTCTCTCCATGGGGCCAGGGACATCCTGGGTGCTTACCCGTGTTCAGCAAACATTGCGACAGGGAGTCAGAGCAGGGGCGGGAGGAAGGCCAAGGACAACGAGaggaccagcagcagcagcagagcccagGGGCCCCCAAGGTGACCCAGAACAGAAATGCCCTCTGGTGTCCCCATGGGGGTACAACGTGGGGGTACCTAAGCTCGCCTGGCTTAGGGCTTCCAGTCTAGAGGAGATCCTTCTCCCCAAGGATCCTTCCCTCCTCCGCTTGCCTTCTGAGCTGGCTGGAATCTACCTTTAAGAGCTCCCTCCTGCCTGGgcctggcctcggggagcccagtcTGTGTCCCTCAAAGATGCTGAGGCCCTCAGCCCATTGTTGGGGCCACACTCAGAGACCGGAGGGCGGGAGGGCTCTGTGTATGGATGAATGGAAGGGCGAGTGGGGCTAGGTGGGTGGATGTATATGTGGGTGGCTAAGCAGATGGATAGAGGGGTGAATGGGTGGAGGCATGCACAGAGAGGGGGAGGCACTGGCCGCACCCAAGGCTTGCGTGGACTCTCCTGGTAGAACCTGCAGCGTTTTGGCACTGCTGGCAGGCCTGGGGAAAGGTGTGGTGGTGACGGGTGGGGCAGCACGCACATGGAGAAGTTGGTGATGAAGGCTCTTTTGGGCAGCTCCATCTGGAAGGTGGCCTCCTGCACCGTGTTGGCCTTGTTGACCACCCGGCTGGTGATGACTGTGTGGGCGAACCGGGAGGAGACCTTGGAGTCCACGGTGAGGCTGTAGATGTCGATGCCATTCTGTTCCCGAGAAAGGGGCGCAGCTGTGTTACCACCACCTGGCTCAGGGCGAGAAGTGGGCCCTGTCGCCTGTCCTGACCTGTCTCCACTGTGCCCAGCCCAGTCTCCAGGTAGACAGACCCAGGTGGGTACCTCCTGAGTGGACGCTCATCTCAAGTAAGAAGCAGCCCTAGGTCACACCCCGGCCTGAGACACCGCATGGCAGAAGCCCGTCCACGGCATGCCCTGGAGCACCAGCGCCTAGCCTGGGAAGCCACCTTTGTTGGGGCAGAGTGGGCCACAGAGGGCCAGGTAGCCTCTGACACCATCTTCAGTGACAGGCCCATGGCCAGTCACTTGCTTTCCGGGGATCTGGCCTCCATGGACCCGGGCGGCCATGCTCCAGCCACCCTCCAGCCAGGGTGCCACGGAGTTCGGTGCCTTTGGGGGTAACGGTGGGTCTAGTTCCTAAGATGATAACAGGGCCTTCTCTCTGTTGCTCCCTTTCCTGCAACCAGAGTGCAGGGCCTGGGGCCCTGTGGTTCCCCCACCCCAGGCCAGCCAGAGctccccctagacacaggctccCCTCCCTCAGGCACCCAACAGCCCCAAGTTCTAGACCCCAGTGGCATCGGCTTGTCCCCCCTGAAGGCCCCAGTCCACAGCCCCCATGGCCACAGCTCCTGTCTGTGAACTAGAACCACAGGCTCACCACCTCTGGACGCAGAGAACACCCGGAACCCGGGCAGAAACTGGGGCAGTGCCGTCAGCAGGGTCTCCTTGAGTAGGCTCTTGAGAACATGTgcttgcgcacacacacacacgcacacatacacacacatatgtgtgtgcgcgcacacacactcaaatACATACACaatctcacacacatacatatgcacacaccctCTGTGTTCTCTCGCTCATACTTACAGAGTTGTACACAGAGGCTCCCCCACACCTCACATGAGCACCCACGCACCCACAGACACTCGGCCCCCAGCATGCTACCTTTTGGGCCGAGGCAACCTGGAGGGTGGccagcaggacaggcagcaggcTGCAGGTCCAGGCAGGGGTCCGGGTCTTCATCTCAGCCCAGTGCCCCTGTCCTCTGTGAGCTTGGGAGGCAGCGGGGAAGGAATTTGTAACTGCTCGCTGGCCCGCCCCTGCGGGGGCAGGTTCTGGGAAATTGGATCCACAAGCCAAGCACGCAGGGCCACAGGTGCTCCTGGACCTTGGCTGGGGCCGGGAGGTATGAGGAAGGGCAGGCTTGGGTTGGAGGTGGCTGTTGGCACCAGAACTTCTCAGACCACCACACTCCTCAGCCCATGAAAGGCCGCAGTCCACTCTGAGAGCAGGGCTGAGGGCCGCGGGAAAGGCAGAGAGGGAGTTGGGCTGGAGGGTGGGATTCCTGGAGGGTggggccttggaaacccagtggcgTGGCTGGGCAGTGACGGTCCTGGTGGCCACTGAGGAGCTCTGGGAGGTGTCTAAGTGGGACGATCTGTCTTGTTTTGGGGGCAAGAAGAGCTGGGCCCCATGTTCCCTCCGGGACCAAGTTGTTTTCTGGGTCCATCAGGCTGGCCAGGGCTCTTGGCTCCGTTCTAGGCAGGTCCCCAAACCACCAGTGTCCACAGGCCACATCCTGCAGGTCCTGTTGGGTGCTCCTGCAGGGGGCTGGGAGCTGCAGGGCTCTGTGAAGACCAGCCAGGGCCAGGGCCCTCAGCACTACAGGACGGCCAGGGCCTGGGTCACCGGCAACTCAATTTCCCTTTAATCAAGCTGAAATGTTTTATTATCAGTCTTGTTTCTGGGGCCAGAGGGGCTGGGCCCCTCTCCCCCAGGGATCAGGCAGTTGTGTGCTGTGTCAGGCTAGCCTAACGCTGGTCCAAGCACTAGAAGACCCGAGAGTGAGTGCCCTGCACAGCTTCTGGGTCACAGGGGCGAGAGGACCACAGGAGAGGCCTGTCCGATTTTCACGGAGCCTCGTTGCGGCTGGTTgagtcgaactgctggccttgcattaGCAGCTCAGGGAGGAGCCCGCGGTGTCCCCAGGGCCCCTTCTAGGGTGCGTGACAGAGGCAtgacggggccccaggcctgctgtatgtgtgtgtggtaacCACGCTTACCCAGGGCCGAGGGCAGGAAGCCACCTCTCCCCTCAGCCCGGCCCCCTCAGCTGGCTGGTGATATGCCAGCCCTGAAAGCATTGTGGGCCTGGGGCGATTTCCCCAGCTGAAGGTGAAGTGCTCCCCCTTTTGAAGTCTCGCTCCTGTACCCGACACTGACCCCACCCCCCCATCTGGCTCTGGTGGTAATAGGGTCAGGGGAGTGAGCAGGCTCAGGTccaacccccccccgccccccctgtcCCTTGGGCAGAAAGCCTGGCCCAGCCTGGaagcagagctataaaaggaggcTGGGTGGCCAGGGCTGTGGGAAAGGCTGCGCtggccctccctgctccctgggcAGCCTCCCGGGGATATGTGGTGGGGCGTCCCTGCAGGGTGCGGCTGCGGGCAGGGCCTCTGCCAATGTGCCTGTCATCCAGTCACAGCCCCGTCAGACTGTTATGCGACctcgggcgggggtgggtgggggtgggtgtgggtaggGGTACTCCGTGGTCCATAGGGCTGAGGTTCCCCTGAGGCagctgagagacagagagagagaaagagagagagagagagagagagagagagagagagagagagagagagagagagagagagagagagagagagagtgttttGGGGGAGTGAGCAGGTTGGAGAGGGGCCATAGTCTGCTGCCTCTCAGGGGCTCAAAGACCGCTCGAtgccttggggggagggtggtggggaaggTCAAGCATCTGTGTAGCTGTCTTCACAGCCATGGACCCGCAGATGTCAAgcagggaggtgggaagaggacAGGAACAGTGGACAGGTGGCAGGGAAGCCTGGACCAGGGAGACGGGTCAGCAGAGACGGGGCCGGGGTGCCTTCCCCTCTGAATGCTAACcgcccccccctcacacacacacaggacagcGGCAGCAGCTAAGTCAGTGCCCTCGGGCTGTTTTATTCTTGGCTGGTGGtgtggagatggcacaggacacaCGCACACAAGACAGTTAGAGgtgtggcattcaatgatgcggGCCACCCTCCTGCTCTCAGCTACCCCTCACCCTGGCCCCCCTGGGTAGCTGGGCGGCCTATTGTTCCTGGGCGGCTGCAGGGCCTGGGCCGAGGCAGCAGGTGAGGTGGGCGCGTTCCACTGTAAAGCTCCTGGTGGCTTGGAAAGCAGGCCAGCCGGCTAGCGTCCAGGCTGGGGGAGGCCAGGGGGAGGCGCCCCCCTCAGCCCAAGGCGCTCTTGGCAGGCCCAGCTCCGGGCTTCTCAAAGACAGTCTCAGTGCCAGTCCGGGAGCCACTGAACACAGAGGGGGCCGTGGAGCCAGCTTGCTCTGCAGGGGGAAAGGGCAGTCAGGGCGGGAGGACTCCCCTTGCACaacctcctcccctgccccccgccccctgtcATGGGCACCACTCACCACAGGCCCGCATGACCTGGTAGGTCTTGCTCCTGATCTCCTGGTTCTTGCCCAGATTCCCTCGGGCTCCtttcaggtcctcctccctcacaGGGGGCCGCTTCTTCTTGATGGGAGCTTCTGGGGTGCCGGCCTGGGGGAGTCCAAGCCTCATCTTAGTGCCCCCCCTTCAGGGCCGCAGTCCCGGGTGTCCCTGCCCTCTGGAGGCTTTTCATGGCctagcccccccctcccccagcaattCTCCCCGCCCTTGCCTGTCACACGCACCTGCTCCCCGGCCAGTGCCCACCACCCTTGAAGCAATCTGTCTACTTGGTCCAGCTCAGGCTGGGCACAACAGGATGGgggcgtgtgtgtgtaggggtggggggaggctggcTTTGAGGCCAAGCAGCTCTGAGAGCTGGAAATTTGCGTCGGGTTTCTGGAGCCAGGGACTTGGGGCATTGAAGAGCTGCTCACAGAGACAGGGGCTTGTAGGGATTTGTCCTTagatccaccccccccaccaGCATTCACCATGCATGCTGTCTGAAGTGGGGTTGGGGTCCAGGTGCGCAGCCCCCACCCTAGTGTGCCCACCTCGTAGCGTACCCTGAGGCCGGGCGCCCCTCTGCCACCTGTTCCTCCAAAGCCCTGGGCCAGGTGCGTGATCAGCTGTCACCTCTCCCAGCCTCCTCCCAGACCGGGGGGCCTATCATGGGGGTGAGCTTCCAGAAATGACAGTCCTACCTGGGACATGGTGTGGGAGGGTCTCCACAGGCACCTCTCTGGCAGGCGTGGCTGTGGCAGGAATGCTAGCACAAACCCGCGCCCTCAGCTTATATAGCCAGTCAGTCTGTCCAGAGTCACCGCCCCTGCTGCCAGCCCTGACTCAGGCTCCTGCTGCCGCTGGCTTCAGAGTT contains the following coding sequences:
- the MUSTN1 gene encoding musculoskeletal embryonic nuclear protein 1: MRLGLPQAGTPEAPIKKKRPPVREEDLKGARGNLGKNQEIRSKTYQVMRACEQAGSTAPSVFSGSRTGTETVFEKPGAGPAKSALG